A window from Gorilla gorilla gorilla isolate KB3781 chromosome 21, NHGRI_mGorGor1-v2.1_pri, whole genome shotgun sequence encodes these proteins:
- the LOC134757832 gene encoding uncharacterized protein, giving the protein MSSTWERRRRFAPELGSLAHSSSCSGETAGSTEVCTHRLACSLGSLKPARPCSPEQQSHSRQRELTRVARRSGAQAAEAAAAQLFPGDSEDSCRWGTPPATHLEPAAAPRSLALMDRLISQRDGPEPGMAVPAGRGKTKKVVHPLGGRGCLSLS; this is encoded by the exons ATGTCCTCAACCTGGGAAAGACGTCGGCGCTTTGCACCCGAGTTGGGCTCCTTGGCACATTCGAGCAGCTGCTCTGG agaaacagcaGGATCTACGGAAGTTTGTACCCACCGCCTCGCCTGCAGCCTCGGGAGTCTCAAGCCAGCCCGGCCTTGTAGCCCAGAGCAGCAAAGCCACAGCAGGCAACGCGAGCTAACGCGGGTCGCGCGGAGGTCGGGAGCCCAGgcggcggaggcggcggcggcgcagTTATTCCCGGGTGACTCTGAGGACTCGTGCAGATGGGGGACGCCTCCGGCCACGCACTTGGAGCCAGCTGCAGCTCCCAGGAGCCTGGCACTGATGGATCGTCTCATTTCCCAACGTGATGGGCCGGAACCTGGGATGGCTGTGCCGGCAGGGAGAGG CAAGACGAAGAAAGTCGTGCATCccctgggagggagaggctgcTTGTCCCTGTCCTGA
- the LAMP5 gene encoding lysosome-associated membrane glycoprotein 5 isoform X1: MDLQGRAVPSIDRLRVLLMLFHTMAQIMAEQEVENLSGLSTNPEKDIFVVRENGTTCLMAEFAAKFIVPYDVWASNYVDLITEQADVALTRGAEVKGRCGHSESELQVFWVDRAYALKMLFVKESHNMSKGPEATWRLSKVQFVYDSSEKTHFKDAVSAGKHTANSHHLSALVTPAGKSYECQAQQTISLASSDPQKTVTMILSAVHIQPFDIISDFVFSEEHKCPVDEREQLEETLPLILGLILGLVIMVTLAIYHVHHKMTANQVQIPRDRSQYKHMG, encoded by the exons ATGGATCTCCAAGGAAGAGCGGTCCCCAGCATCGACAGACTTCGAGTTCTCCTGATGTTGTTCC ATACAATGGCTCAAATCATGGCAGAACAAGAAGTGGAAAATCTCTCAGGCCTTTCCACTAACCCTGAAAAAGATATATTTGTGGTGCGGGAAAATGGGACGACGTGTCTCATGGCAGAGTTTGCAGCCAAGTTTATTGTACCTTATGATGTGTGGGCCAGCAATTACGTAGAT CTGATCACAGAACAGGCCGATGTCGCATTGACCCGGGGAGCTGAGGTGAAGGGCCGCTGTGGCCACAGCGAGTCGGAGCTGCAAGTGTTCTGGGTGGATCGCGCGTATGCACTCAAAATGCTCTTTGTAAAG GAAAGCCACAACATGTCCAAGGGACCTGAGGCGACTTGGAGGCTGAGCAAAGTGCAGTTTGTCTACGACTCCTCCGAGAAAACCCACTTCAAAGACGCAGTCAGTG CTGGGAAGCACACAGCCAACTCGCACCACCTCTCTGCCTTGGTCACCCCCGCTGGGAAGTCCTATGAGTGTCAAGCTCAACAAACCATTTcactggcctctagtgatccgcAGAAGACCGTCACCATGATCCTGTCTGCGGTCCACATCCAACCTTTTGACATTATCTCAGATTTTGTCTTCAGTGAAG AGCATAAATGCCCAGTGGATGAGCGGGAGCAACTGGAAGAAACCTTGCCCCTGATTTTGGGGCTCATCTTGGGCCTCGTCATCATGGTAACACTCGCGATTTACCACGTCCACCACAAAATGACTGCCAACCAGGTGCAGATCCCTCGGGACAGATCCCAGTATAAGCACATGGGCTAG
- the LAMP5 gene encoding lysosome-associated membrane glycoprotein 5 isoform X2 codes for MDLQGRAVPSIDRLRVLLMLFHTMAQIMAEQEVENLSGLSTNPEKDIFVVRENGTTCLMAEFAAKFIVPYDVWASNYVDESHNMSKGPEATWRLSKVQFVYDSSEKTHFKDAVSAGKHTANSHHLSALVTPAGKSYECQAQQTISLASSDPQKTVTMILSAVHIQPFDIISDFVFSEEHKCPVDEREQLEETLPLILGLILGLVIMVTLAIYHVHHKMTANQVQIPRDRSQYKHMG; via the exons ATGGATCTCCAAGGAAGAGCGGTCCCCAGCATCGACAGACTTCGAGTTCTCCTGATGTTGTTCC ATACAATGGCTCAAATCATGGCAGAACAAGAAGTGGAAAATCTCTCAGGCCTTTCCACTAACCCTGAAAAAGATATATTTGTGGTGCGGGAAAATGGGACGACGTGTCTCATGGCAGAGTTTGCAGCCAAGTTTATTGTACCTTATGATGTGTGGGCCAGCAATTACGTAGAT GAAAGCCACAACATGTCCAAGGGACCTGAGGCGACTTGGAGGCTGAGCAAAGTGCAGTTTGTCTACGACTCCTCCGAGAAAACCCACTTCAAAGACGCAGTCAGTG CTGGGAAGCACACAGCCAACTCGCACCACCTCTCTGCCTTGGTCACCCCCGCTGGGAAGTCCTATGAGTGTCAAGCTCAACAAACCATTTcactggcctctagtgatccgcAGAAGACCGTCACCATGATCCTGTCTGCGGTCCACATCCAACCTTTTGACATTATCTCAGATTTTGTCTTCAGTGAAG AGCATAAATGCCCAGTGGATGAGCGGGAGCAACTGGAAGAAACCTTGCCCCTGATTTTGGGGCTCATCTTGGGCCTCGTCATCATGGTAACACTCGCGATTTACCACGTCCACCACAAAATGACTGCCAACCAGGTGCAGATCCCTCGGGACAGATCCCAGTATAAGCACATGGGCTAG